A genomic region of Janthinobacterium lividum contains the following coding sequences:
- a CDS encoding argininosuccinate synthase has product MSDIKKVVLAYSGGLDTSVILKWLQDNYQCEIVTFTADLGQGEELEPARAKAIKFGIKPENIHIEDVREEFVRDFVFPMFRANTVYEGEYLLGTSIARPLIAKRLIEIANATGADAISHGATGKGNDQVRFELGAYALKPGVKIIAPWREWDLLSREKLLKYAEDAGIEIDMKHKNGGAPYSMDANLLHISFEGRHLENPSAEAEETMWRWTVSPEKAPDEAEYLDIEYEKGDIVAINGVRMSPATVLAELNKVGGKHGVGRLDLVENRYVGMKSRGCYETPGGTIMLKAHRAIESITLDREVAHLKDDLMPRYASMIYNGYWWAPERVALQTLIDHTQETVNGWVRIKLYKGNVIVVSRDSKTDSLFDMNIATFDEDGGAYNQADAGGFIKLNALRMRIAAIAREKRGQK; this is encoded by the coding sequence ATGAGCGACATTAAAAAAGTAGTCCTGGCCTATTCCGGCGGACTCGACACCTCCGTCATCCTGAAATGGCTGCAAGATAACTACCAGTGCGAAATCGTCACCTTCACGGCCGACCTGGGCCAGGGCGAAGAACTGGAACCGGCACGCGCCAAGGCCATCAAGTTCGGCATCAAGCCGGAAAACATCCATATCGAAGATGTCCGCGAAGAATTCGTGCGCGATTTCGTCTTCCCGATGTTCCGCGCCAATACCGTGTATGAAGGCGAATACCTGCTGGGCACCTCGATCGCCCGTCCACTGATCGCCAAGCGCCTGATCGAAATCGCCAACGCCACCGGCGCCGACGCCATCTCGCACGGCGCGACCGGCAAGGGCAACGACCAGGTGCGTTTCGAGCTGGGCGCCTACGCGCTGAAGCCAGGCGTGAAAATCATCGCTCCATGGCGCGAGTGGGATCTGCTGTCGCGCGAAAAACTGCTGAAGTACGCGGAAGACGCCGGCATCGAAATCGACATGAAGCACAAGAACGGCGGCGCGCCGTACTCGATGGACGCCAACTTGCTGCACATCAGCTTTGAAGGCCGCCACCTGGAAAACCCGAGCGCCGAAGCGGAAGAAACCATGTGGCGCTGGACCGTCAGCCCTGAAAAGGCCCCGGACGAAGCGGAATACCTGGACATCGAATACGAAAAAGGCGACATCGTCGCCATCAACGGCGTGCGCATGTCGCCTGCCACCGTGCTGGCCGAACTGAACAAGGTTGGCGGCAAGCATGGCGTGGGTCGCCTGGACCTGGTGGAAAACCGCTACGTCGGCATGAAATCGCGCGGCTGCTATGAAACCCCGGGCGGCACTATCATGCTGAAAGCCCACCGCGCCATCGAATCGATCACCCTGGACCGCGAAGTGGCCCACCTGAAAGATGACCTGATGCCGCGCTACGCATCGATGATCTACAACGGCTACTGGTGGGCGCCTGAGCGCGTTGCCCTGCAAACCCTGATCGACCACACGCAGGAAACCGTGAACGGCTGGGTACGCATCAAGCTGTACAAAGGCAATGTCATCGTCGTCTCGCGCGATTCGAAGACGGATTCGCTGTTCGACATGAACATCGCCACCTTCGACGAAGACGGCGGCGCCTACAACCAGGCCGATGCAGGCGGCTTCATCAAGCTGAACGCCTTGCGCATGCGCATCGCCGCCATCGCCCGCGAAAAGCGCGGCCAGAAGTAA
- the argF gene encoding ornithine carbamoyltransferase, translated as MSTKKPIKHYLQFSDFTLEEYEYVIERAHLIKRKFKNYEIYHPLIDRTLVMVFEKNSTRTRLSFEAGMHQLGGAAIYLNTRDSQLGRGEPVEDAGQVMSRMCDIIMVRTFGQEIIERFAANSRVPVINGLTNEHHPCQVFADIFTYIEHRGSIAGKVVAWIGDANNMLYSWLQAAEVFGFHVNVSTPKGYDIDLSQVKTERYTFFANPSDACEGAHLVNTDVWTSMGYEAENAARIAAFDGWIVDGAKMARAAPDALFMHCLPAHRGEEVAAEVIDGPQSVVWDEAENRLHVQKALIEYLLLGKIN; from the coding sequence ATGTCGACAAAAAAACCGATCAAGCACTACCTCCAGTTCTCCGATTTCACGTTGGAAGAGTACGAATATGTGATCGAACGCGCCCATCTGATCAAGCGCAAGTTCAAGAACTATGAAATCTACCATCCCCTGATCGACCGCACCCTGGTGATGGTCTTTGAAAAGAACTCGACCCGCACGCGCCTGTCGTTCGAAGCCGGCATGCACCAGCTGGGCGGCGCCGCCATCTACCTGAACACGCGCGACTCCCAGCTGGGCCGCGGCGAGCCGGTGGAAGACGCGGGTCAGGTCATGTCGCGCATGTGCGACATCATCATGGTGCGCACCTTCGGCCAGGAAATCATCGAGCGTTTCGCCGCCAATTCGCGCGTGCCGGTGATCAATGGCCTGACCAATGAACACCACCCGTGCCAGGTCTTTGCCGACATCTTTACCTACATCGAACACCGCGGCTCGATCGCTGGCAAGGTCGTCGCCTGGATCGGCGACGCCAACAACATGCTGTACTCGTGGCTGCAGGCGGCCGAGGTGTTCGGCTTCCACGTCAACGTGTCGACGCCGAAGGGCTACGACATCGACCTGTCGCAAGTCAAGACCGAGCGCTACACCTTCTTCGCCAACCCGTCCGACGCCTGCGAAGGCGCGCACCTGGTCAACACGGACGTGTGGACCAGCATGGGCTACGAAGCGGAAAACGCGGCCCGCATCGCCGCCTTCGACGGCTGGATCGTCGATGGCGCGAAGATGGCCCGCGCCGCGCCCGACGCGCTGTTCATGCACTGCCTGCCCGCCCACCGCGGCGAGGAAGTGGCCGCCGAAGTGATCGACGGCCCGCAATCGGTGGTGTGGGACGAAGCGGAAAACCGTTTGCACGTGCAAAAAGCGCTGATCGAATACCTGTTACTGGGTAAAATCAACTAA